A window from Salvelinus fontinalis isolate EN_2023a chromosome 8, ASM2944872v1, whole genome shotgun sequence encodes these proteins:
- the LOC129860569 gene encoding RNA-binding motif, single-stranded-interacting protein 2-like translates to MLLSVPPRTGFNPYNGYTNRTSKKPTYVSSSHQMALPSPNHTTTSSNGSLSAEQLSKTNLYIRGLHPGTTDQDLVKLCQPYGKIMSTKAILDKTTNKCKGYGFVDFDSPSAAQKAVTALKAGGVQAQMAKQQEQDPTNLYISNLPVSMDEQELENILKPFSQVISTRILRDANGTSRGVGFARMESTEKCETIIQHFNGKYIKTPPGVPVPLEPLLCKFADGGQKKRQSQGKYLQNGRPWTTDGETGGMTLTYDPTTALQNGFYSPYSMAPNRMIAQTSLAPYMHSPVNTYQIHSPQSWMHHHQSYLMQPSGQVLTPGMDHTMSIQPSPMMGPLTQQLSHLSMGSSGTYMPANTSMQGTYIPQYTQVPQTTVSVEESAIQQQVSLETPTEHTGYSYQLRK, encoded by the exons CCGACGTATGTGTCTTCCAGCCACCAGATGGCTCTACCCAGCcccaaccacaccaccaccagcagtaacgGCAGCCTCAGCGCAGAGCAGCTGAGCAAAACTAACCTCTACATCCGCGGCCTCCACCCGGGAACCACAGACCAGGACCTGGTCAAATTGTGTCAGCC GTATGGAAAAATTATGTCCACTAAAGCCATCCTGGACAAGACCACCAACAAATGCAAAG GCTATGGCTTTGTTGACTTTGACAGTCCGTCCGCTGCACAGAAAGCAGTGACCGCACTGAAAGCTGGTGGAGTCCAGGCTCAGATGGCTAAG CAACAGGAGCaggaccccactaacctgtacaTTTCCAACCTGCCTGTGTCCATGGATGAGCAGGAGCTGGAGAATATACTGAAGCCCTTCAGTCAGGTCATCTCTACACGCATCCTCAGAGACGCCAACGGCACCAGCAGAGGAGTGGGCTTTGCCAG GATGGAGTCAACAGAGAAATGTGAGACTATCATTCAACATTTCAATGGCAAATATATCAAGACTCCACCTGGAGTACCAG tgcCCTTGGAACCCCTGTTATGTAAGTTTGCAGATGGAGGACAGAAGAAGAGACAGAGCCAGGGAAAGTACCTGCAGAATGGCCGTCCCTGGACAACAGATGGGGAAACG GGAGGAATGACACTGACCTATGACCCCACCACAGCCTTGCAGAACGG atTCTACTCTCCCTACAGTATGGCCCCTAACAGAATGATAGCTCAGACATCCCTCGCCCCCTACATGCACTCTCCTGTTAATACCTACCAG ATCCACAGTCCACAGTCCTGGATGCATCATCATCAGTCGTACCTCATGCAGCCCTCA gGCCAAGTCCTGACGCCGGGCATGGACCACACCATGTCCATCCAGCCAAGCCCTATGATGGGGCCTCTCACACAGCAGCTCAGCCACCTCTCTATGGGCAGCAGTGGCACG TATATGCCTGCAAACACATCTATGCAAGGGACCTACATCCCCCAGTACACCCAAGTGCCTCAGACCACTGTTTCAGTCGAG GAAAGTGCCATCCAACAACAGGTTTCCCTGGAGACTCCCACAGAACACACAGGTTACTCCTATCAGCTTAGAAAGTGA
- the LOC129860568 gene encoding sentrin-specific protease 1-like, whose amino-acid sequence MFNKFYELIGTGFANLRNGVPAPDQQDNDTHGVQQGGRIRRKRPIDCLEDGDQDDQALAVKRFRMGVFIDTVKTAAEGVKSHSSNVASWVRNSVTPTLRNILPASPDPPPEEHFQEEPAKELQPEPSTSAPRPSTVWEETEVLEVRYSDPLDGMCVAPSTTLEWINSKSESFRIEKTMIGSKVCRRQVCMALTHRDAPKTNGHSVCLPHSSSSTPKPCPSTRLGRSHLRTPASTSQLTSAGCSSFTSMYEKSFPIRVVQSPSHGSPSNRLLRARARCTAQESVCEEEKMVYRQLLAMVSGGQSLSFHNGSSHGFPRSHRDFTSFLSTSRHLLQCSSPTGAGDASEGPSEPPSPRPEFSLGYSNVPSPGKGSSSGAGNHTWAPDSDLSPRGPETIQSAPSPATLQDTSSQDTQSSAHDGDSVIIVKEQKGKKPCSSSVPCFQAELWIKELTSMYDSRARERRRQIEEQEALAAQLLRQRLSDDSQMSNRSVELHVRVPLEKEVPLAPLIEGPKPAEEFPELTEDMEGEVCRALRGGSQDEMLSEGFRLTITRKDLQTLSHLNWLNDEVINFYMNLLVERGKDPGLPTVHTFNTFFFPKLRGAGYSAVRRWTKKMDIFSVDVILVPVHLGVHWCLSVVDLRKKTVTYFDSMGGNNDEACRILLQYLQQESKDKKGKDLDTSKWTLQSKKRNEIPQQMNGSDCGMFTCKYAEYITKDKPITFTQKHMPYFRRRMVWEILNRKLL is encoded by the exons ATGTTCAATAAATTTTACGAATTAATTGGAACGGGTTTCGCTAATCTCCGCAATGGAGTACCAGCTCCCGACCAACAAGATAATGATACACATGGAGTACAACAAGGGGGTCGAATAAGGAGAAAAAGACCCATCGATTG TTTGGAGGATGGTGACCAAGATGACCAGGCACTAGCAGTGAAGAGATTTCGGATGG GGGTCTTCATTGACACAGTGAAGACTGCGGCTGAAGGGGTGAAGAGCCATAGCTCCAACGTGGCATCCTGGGTACGGAATAGTGTGACTCCTACCTTGAGGAACATACTGCCTGCTTCCCCAGACCCCCCTCCGGAAGAACACTTTCAGGAAGAGCCAGCAAAAGAGCTTCAACCGGAACCCTCAACTTCTGCACCTCGTCCCTCAACTGTCTGGGAAGAGACTGAG GTCCTTGAGGTGAGGTACTCTGATCCCCTGGATGGGATGTGTGTTGCTCCCTCGACGACTCTGGAATGGATCAACTCTAAATCAG AGTCCTTTAGAATTGAGAAGACGATGATAGGATCGAAGGTTTGCAGACGGCAAGTGTGCATGGCTCTCACACATCGTGATGCGCCCAAAACAAATGggcactctgtctgtctgcctcattCCTCCAGCAGTACCCCTAAGCCATGTCCCTCTACCCGCCTGGGCAGGAGCCACCTCAGAACACCTGCATCAACGAG CCAGTTGACCTCAGCAGGATGCAGCTCTTTCACCAGCATGTATGAGAAGTCCTTCCCCATCCGCGTTGTGCAGAGTCCTTCACACGGCAGCCCTTCCAACCGCCTCCTCAGAGCCAGGGCTCGCTGCACCGCGCAAGAG TCTGTCTGTGAGGAGGAGAAGATGGTGTACAGACAGCTGCTGGCCATGGTCTCAGGTGGCCAGTCCTTGTCGTTCCACAACGGCAGCTCCCATGGCTTTCCGCGCTCACACAGAGACTT caccagcTTCCTGAGCACCAGCAGGCATCTGCTCCAGTGTTCGTCCCCTACGGGGGCAGGAGATGCTTCAGAGGGCCCCAGTGAACCCCCAAGCCCCCGTCCAGAGTTCAGCCTGGGCTACAGCAACGTCCCCAGCCCAGGGAAGGGCTCCTCCAGTGGGGCAGGGAACCACACCTGGGCCCCTGACTCAGACCTCAGCCCCAGGGGACCAGAGACAATACAGTCTGCCCCCTCTCCAGCTACCCTACAAGACACCTCTTCTCAGGACACACAATCATCAG CGCACGATGGGGACTCCGTAATCATTGTGAAAGAGCAGAAGGGAAAAAAGCCATGCAGTTCAAG tgTGCCATGCTTCCAAGCTGAACTCTGGATCAAGGAATT GACTAGCATGTATGACTCTCGTGCCCGGGAGAGACGGAGGCAGATAGAGGAGCAGGAGGCCCTAGCTGCTCAGCTGCTGAGACAG CGTCTGTCAGATGACAGCCAGATGAGCAACAGGTCCGTGGAGCTGCATGTCAGAGTCCCCCTGGAGAAGGAGGTTCCTCTTGCTCCTCTCATAGAGGGACCCAAACCCGCTGAGGAGTTCCCTGAGCTCACTGAG GATATGGAGGGGGAGGTGTGCCGGGCGCTGAGGGGAGGCAGCCAGGACGAGATGCTGAGTGAAGGATTCAGACTCACCATCACACGCAAAGACCTCCAGACACTCAGCCACCTCAACTGGCTCAACGACGAG GTGATCAACTTCTACATGAACCTGCTAGTGGAGCGCGGTAAGGATCCCGGCCTGCCGACGGTCCACACCTTCAACACCTTCTTCTTCCCCAAGCTCCGCGGCGCAGGCTACTCTGCCGTACGCCGCTGGACCAAAAAGATGGACATCTTCTCAGTGGACGTCATACTGGTGCCCGTCCACCTCGGGGTGCACTGGTGCCTCTCT GTGGTGGATCTTCGTAAGAAGACTGTCACGTACTTTGATTCAATGGGAGGGAACAATGACGAAGCCTGCAGGATATTGCTGCAATACCTGCAGCAGGAAAGCAAGGACAAGAAGGGCAAAGACCTGGATACGTCAAAATGGACTCTGCAAAGCAAGAAACGCAAC GAGATTCCTCAGCAGATGAACGGAAGTGACTGTGGAATGTTCACCTGCAAATATGCTGAGTACATCACCAAAGACAAGCcaatcacatttacacaa AAACACATGCCCTACTTCAGGAGACGCATGGTCTGGGAGATATTGAATCGGAAACTATTGTGA